A window from Melitaea cinxia chromosome 5, ilMelCinx1.1, whole genome shotgun sequence encodes these proteins:
- the LOC123653426 gene encoding fatty acid-binding protein, adipocyte-like, producing MPSIPGKYQHYKNENIDDYFIAVGVPFMGRKMMAMSSPVMEITMDGENMTIKNSSLLRTVEVKFKLGEEYEEHMPSTIIKSVTKLINDNELETLSVIPETGVKCGRHYLFTDDECVVTLTHDKAKTPGKRYFRRIVS from the exons ATGCCTTCAATTCCTGGAAAATACCAACATTATAAGAATGAAAATATAGATGATTACTTTATAGCAGTTG gTGTACCATTTATGGGAAGAAAGATGATGGCAATGTCATCCCCAGTGATGGAAATAACGATGGATGGTGAAAATATGACAATTAAAAATTCATCATTGCTACGGACAGTTGAAGTGAAATTTAAACTAGGTGAGGAGTATGAAGAACACATGCCTAGCACAATTATTAAG agTGTTACAAAGCTTATAAATGATAATGAACTTGAAACTTTGTCAGTAATCCCTGAGACAGGTGTAAAATGTGGAAGACATTACCTTTTTACGGATGATGAATGTGTTGTT acTTTAACACATGACAAAGCCAAAACCCCAGGCAAAAGGTACTTCCGTAGAATTGTTTCTTAA
- the LOC123653425 gene encoding ADP-ribosylation factor-like protein 6-interacting protein 1 produces MAEQVQEQQVKKVKRHLEGWRMALLPLKSVLLWEQQWHPCAIFASVSILFFSIWLMDLNALATISVVGLLLNFLDFIVPIISNTICGPNSWTGQKEKLFEEICRSIVIHYNKLLSNIKSFYSMRDNSPAMYYIISITMLCILAWMASSINNIFLLYIFSTVVLLWPGIQQQGIFNSLLSLIHKAPKVVLKSD; encoded by the exons ATGGCAGAGCAAGTACAG gaacaacaagtaaaaaaagtaaaaaggcATTTGGAAGGATGGCGCATGGCTCTTTTGCCCCTTAAATCAGTCCTTTTATGGGAACAACAGTGGCATCCTTGCGCTATTTTCGCATCAGtatccattttatttttttcgatttgGCTAATGGATCTTAACGCTTTAGCGACAATATCAGTTGTTGGTCTATTGTTGAATTTTCTTGACTTCATAGTACCAATAATCTCTAACACTATTTGTGGTCCGAACTCTTGGACAGGCCAAAAGGAAAAACTGTTTGAAGAGATTTGTCGAAGCATTGTAatacattacaataaattattgagCAACATCAAATCATTCTATTCCATGAGAGACAACAGCCCAGCAATG TATTACATAATATCCATCACCATGCTGTGCATCTTGGCCTGGATGGCTTCATCCATTAACAATATATTCCTGTTGTACATATTTTCTACCGTGGTGCTCCTTTGGCCTGGCATTCAACAACAAGGAATTTTTAATAGTCTCTTGTCATTAATTCACAAAGCACCAAAAGTCGTTTTGAAATCAGATTAA